The genomic region GTTCGGTGGAAGTCGAGATAAGGACCGACCTTGTCCCCGATATCGGGGAGGGTGATATGGTGCTTGTTCACGCAGGTTTCGCGATCGAGAAGCTTTTCGCGGAGGAAAGCGAAGAACTTGAAAAACTTTGGGAGGAGATCCGGGAACTTGCAGGCCCCTAGACCGAAGGATCCCAGAAAGCGCATGGAACTTCTTTCAAAAGCACTGGGTGAGCTGACCGATAGGCCGATCAAAGTGATGGAGGTCTGCGGCACCCATACCGTGTCAATTTTTCGGCAGGGGTTGAGAGCTTTGTTTCCGCCCAACGTCGCCCTCGTGTCTGGACCCGGATGCCCGGTGTGCGTCACGTCCCAGGGAGAGATCGACGCCGCCCTGTCCTTGGCGGGGCGTGCTAATACCACCGTGGCGACCTACGGAGACATGCTTAGGGTTCCGGGAACCGAGACGACCCTGGCCGAA from Thermovirga sp. harbors:
- a CDS encoding HypC/HybG/HupF family hydrogenase formation chaperone; amino-acid sequence: MCLAIPHRIIALKSPNRALALAGSVEVEIRTDLVPDIGEGDMVLVHAGFAIEKLFAEESEELEKLWEEIRELAGP